The following proteins are encoded in a genomic region of Gossypium hirsutum isolate 1008001.06 chromosome D05, Gossypium_hirsutum_v2.1, whole genome shotgun sequence:
- the LOC107903592 gene encoding dynamin-related protein 5A: MATATPTPTKTPVDKSRGSHSRHQADDSSSSRSRFEAYNRLQAMAVAFGEKLPIPEIVALGGQSDGKSSLLEALLGFRFNVREVEMGTRRPLILQMVHDPSALEPRCRFQEEDSEEYGSPVVSASTIADVIKSRTEALLKKTKTSVSPKPIVMRAEFAHCPNLTIIDTPGFVLKAKKGEPENTPQEILSMVKSLASPPHRILLFLQQSSVEWCSSLWLDSIREIDPTFRRTVIVVSKFDNRLKEFSDRWEVDRYLSASGYLGETTRPFFVALPKDRSTVSNDEFRRQISQVDSEVLSHLHDGIKGGYDEEKFKPYIGFCSLREYLESELQKRYKEAAPATLALLEQRCSEVNIELERLDSKIQATSDVSHLRKSAMMHAASISNQVGVLIDGAADPAPEQWGKTTEEERSESGIGSWPGVTVDIKPANAILRLYGGAAFERVMHEFRCAAYSIECPPVSREKVANILLAHAGRGGGRGVAEAAAEIARTAARSWLAPLLDTACDRLAFVLGNLFDIAIERNRSRESEYGRKTGDMEGYVGFHAALRHAYNSIIKDLAKQCKQLVRHHLDSVTSPYSQVFYENDFHGSFGSSANSYFRHNQASAGSIWFELSDCGQVSHDERMRDRENIPPENNARQKTPGKGTEARDVHRESQMTVPETPSPDQPCDGVKVDVGPRKRIARIGNRNPEQLMKVHNGGSLLFGNGDCGSRSAYTEICSLAAQHFARIREVLVERSVTSTLNSGFLTPCRDRLVVELGLDLFAVNDEKFMDMFVSPAAIEVLQHKRQSLQNRQKVLQSCLTEFKNVARSL; encoded by the exons ATGGCGACGGCGACCCCTACTCCAACTAAAACTCCAGTAGACAAATCTAGAGGATCTCACTCTCGCCACCAAGCAGATGATTCTTCCTCATCTCGGTCCCGTTTCGAAGCCTACAATCGCCTCCAAGCCATGGCAGTGGCCTTCGGAGAGAAGCTGCCGATCCCGGAAATCGTAGCCCTCGGCGGTCAATCTGATGGAAAAAGCTCTCTCCTTGAAGCTTTGCTTGGATTCCGTTTCAATGTGCGTGAAGTTGAGATGGGTACTCGTCGACCTCTCATTTTGCAGATGGTTCATGACCCTTCTGCACTTGAGCCACGTTGTCGCTTTCAG GAAGAAGATTCTGAAGAATATGGAAGTCCAGTTGTTTCAGCATCAACAATTGCGGATGTCATAAAATCAAGAACCGAGGCACTTCTGAAGAAGACTAAAACTTCAGTTTCTCCTAAGCCAATTGTAATGAGAGCTGAATTTGCACACTGTCCTAACCTCACCATCATTGATACCCCAGGATTTGTTCTGAAG GCGAAGAAGGGAGAACCAGAGAATACTCCACAGGAGATTCTATCCATGGTGAAGTCATTAGCTAGTCCTCCCCATCGTATTCTGTTGTTCCTTCAGCAGAGTAGTGTGGAATGGTGCTCATCATTATGGTTGGACTCAATTAGGGAAATTGATCCAACCTTCAGAAGGACGGTAATTGTGGTCTCCAAGTTTGATAACAGACTTAAG GAGTTTAGTGACAGATGGGAAGTGGATCGTTATTTGAGTGCAAGTGGTTATCTTGGAGAAACTACTCGGCCATTTTTTGTAGCATTGCCGAAGGATAGGAGTACTGTTTCAAATGATGAATTCCGTAGACAAATATCCCAAGTGGATTCTGAAGTTTTAAGTCATCTGCATGATGGAATCAAGGGAGGTTACGATGAAGAAAAGTTCAAACCTTATATTGGTTTTTGTTCACTAAGGGAGTATTTAGAATCAGAACTTCAAAAGAGATACAAAGAAGCTGCTCCAGCGACACTGGCATTGCTTGAACAACGTTGCAGTGAAGTCAACATTGAGTTGGAGAGATTGGACTCCAAAATACAAGCAACTTCTGATGTTTCTCATCTTCGAAAATCAGCCATGATGCATGCAGCTTCTATCAGCAATCAAGTG GGAGTTTTGATTGATGGAGCAGCTGATCCCGCCCCAGAGCAGTGGGGTAAAACAACAGAGGAGGAAAGATCAGAGAGTGGGATAGGGAGTTGGCCAGGTGTCACCGTTGATATAAAACCTGCTAATGCTATTCTTCGTCTTTATGGTGGAGCTGCTTTTGAAAGGGTAATGCATGAATTCCGCTGCGCTGCATATTCCATTGAATGTCCCCCAGTTTCAAGAGAGAAG GTGGCAAATATCTTACTTGCACATGCTGGTCGTGGTGGGGGCAGAGGAGTAGCAGAGGCTGCTGCAGAAATTGCACGTACTGCTGCTCGTTCATGGCTTGCACCTCTCCTTGACACGGCTTGTGATCGGCTTGCTTTTGTTTTAGGCAATCTTTTTGACATTGCTATAGAGAGGAACCGCAGCCGAGAATCAGAAT ATGGTAGGAAAACTGGAGACATGGAAGGCTATGTTGGGTTTCATGCAGCTTTAAGACATGCATACAATAGCATTATAAAGGATTTAGCTAAACAGTGCAAGCAGCTAGTTAGACACCATCTTGATTCAGTTACAAGCCCATATTCTCAGGTTTTTTATGAGAATGACTTTCATGGAAGCTTTGGCTCAAGTGCAAACTCATATTTCAGACATAACCAAGCATCAGCTGGTTCAATTTGGTTCGAGCTATCAGACTGTGGGCAAGTATCGCATGATGAGAGGATGAGGGATCGGGAGAACATACCTCCTGAAAACAATGCACGGCAAAAAACTCCAGGGAAAGGCACAGAAGCTCGAGATGTGCACCGGGAAAGCCAAATGACTGTGCCCGAGACCCCATCTCCTGACCAGCCCTGTGATGGAGTAAAGGTTGATGTTGGACCAAGAAAGCGTATTGCAAGAATAGGCAATAGAAATCCTGAACAATTGATGAAAGTTCATAATGGTGGTAGTCTTTTATTTGGTAATGGAGATTGTGGTTCAAGATCAGCTTACACTGAAATCTGCTCATTAGCAGCACAACATTTTGCACGGATACGTGAAGTTCTTGTCGAGCGCAGTGTGACATCAACTCTTAACTCTGGATTTTTGACCCCATG CCGAGACAGGCTTGTGGTGGAACTTGGGTTGGATTTGTTTGCTGTAAATGATGAGAAATTCATGGACATGTTTGTTTCTCCTGCCGCCATTGAAGTACTGCAACACAAACGACAATCCCTTCAAAATCGTCAAAAGGTACTTCAAT
- the LOC107902253 gene encoding protein GRIM REAPER, with protein sequence MASNTLKLIAMLSLTISVLLSLYPHSTFSFEMEDFDDEEEYVPDEPVIIPNLRSRSRFLKTSPKKDKIRKGAHCEPDPYHNICNGLSVNNGTGILYCCKTHCRNVLRDWNNCGECGHRCKFGERCCGGVCTDVVYNVNHCGKCDKQCSPGVQCDFGYCGYA encoded by the coding sequence ATGGCTTCTAACACTCTCAAGCTCATTGCCATGCTCTCCCTTACTATTTCGGTCCTCTTATCTTTGTATCCTCACTCAACCTTCTCATTCGAAATGGAGGATTTCGACGATGAGGAGGAATACGTGCCTGATGAACCTGTCATCATCCCCAACCTTCGATCGAGAAGCCGGTTCTTGAAAACCTCACCCAAGAAAGATAAGATTAGGAAAGGTGCACATTGCGAGCCCGACCCTTATCACAACATATGCAATGGCCTTTCGGTGAACAACGGGACCGGCATATTGTATTGCTGCAAGACGCATTGTCGTAATGTGCTCCGTGATTGGAACAACTGCGGTGAATGCGGCCACCGGTGCAAGTTCGGGGAACGTTGCTGCGGTGGGGTTTGTACGGATGTTGTTTACAATGTTAACCATTGTGGCAAGTGTGACAAGCAGTGTTCGCCGGGAGTTCAGTGTGACTTTGGGTATTGTGGTTATGCTTAG